ATGAAAAACATCCTGATATTGAGATAAATTATGAAGTAATTCCTTGGGAGGAAACTTTGGACCAATTAATTATGGGAGCAGCTACAGATAGAACTCCAGATATAATGGTGCTCGATAGACCTTGGGTTCCAGTTTTAGCAGGTTTAGGACATTTACATCCAGTTGAAGAAGCTTTAGATGATTTTTGGAGTGAAGAGGAAATAGATGATTTCTTTGATGAAAGTTGGGAATTTGGTAGTTATCAAGGCACCCAATATGCAGTTCCTTTTGCTCATGCAGGCACAGCGCTTTATTACCGGGTGGACTGGTTTGAGGAACATGGTATTGAAGAGCCTGAAACGTGGGATGATGTTATTGAAGCAGGCCAAATACTAAGCGAGGAGAAGGATGTGCATGGCTTAACTACTAGAGGAGCAAGAGATGATGGAACGGTCCAAAGATGGCTTCCTGTTTATAGATCCTTCGGCGGAGAATTTGAAGACGATATACCAATATTAAATTCTGAAGCAGGAATTAATTCTTTGGAAATGTATCAGGATTTAGTTTTTGAGCACAACATTATGTCTGAAGATGTTGTGGCATTTGGAAGCTCTGAAGCCAGAGGTTTATTCCAAGCTGGCGATGCTGCTATGTCAATAATAATGACTCATATTGCCCATGCAACTGAAGAAGCAGGATTGGAATATGGAGAAAACTTTGAAATGACTAATGTTCCCGTACCAGAAAAAAACATGGAAGCCAAACCGGTAAGTACAGGTTTTCAATGGGCTGTTCATGCAAATACTGATCATCCGGAAGAAGCCTTTAAATACGTAAATTATTTGACTAGACCTGAAGCTTCCTTGGAATTTAATATAGATTACATGGAATCAGTCAGAAAAAGTGTTTATGATTTTGAAGAATATCAAGAAGCAAAACCTTGGAATGATTTAATCACGGAGCAACTGGAAACAACCGTTCCTATACCTGGAGTAGCTGAGTGGATGGATGTTTCAGAATCTATCCAACTTGCTTTACAGGAAGTTATGGGAAATCCCGAAGCAGATCCAGCTGCAGTGGCAGAAGAATATCAGCAACAAATTGATGATGCTTTAGGGAGATAAAATAGATTAGGTTGACTCTTTTCATGTAAGCCCCCTTTTTCTGAGTTTCAGAAAAAGGGGGCTTAATTGTAATAATTTTACAAGGAGGAAATTGTAGATGTTCGAAGACTATAATATAAAAAAAGTAAAATTTGCTTATAAATTAATTCTTCCTGGTTTGCTCTGGATAGCCTTGATGCTTGGTATCCCGCTCGCCTATGCTTTTTATCAAAGTTTTTTCGAGGTCAGCGCTTTATTACCTGAAGACACATTTATAGGATTGGAAAATTATATTACAGCTTTTAAAGATACAGTTGTACAACAAAGTTTTTTGCGAACAATAGTTTTTGTATTTTTTACTTTGACACTTTCTTTTGCCACGGGGATGATTTCTGCACTTTTATTGAATAGGAAAATTACTGGCAAAAAGTTATTTAGAGCATGTTTGTTAATACCTTTTATGGTATCCGGCGTTGCTGTTGGGGTTAGCTGGCAATGGATATTCACTTCTGATTTAGGTGTTTTAAATAATTTTTTGAGATTTTTAGGGATTTCTCCCGTAAGCTGGCTGGCTCAGCCTAATATGGCTATGTTTTCAGTAATAGTGGCTAACACTTGGAGATTTTATCCTTTTGCTTTTATTATTTTATTAGCAGGTATGCAGCAAATTGAAGATATGTATTATGAATCTGCAAAGATTGATGGTGCAAATCGCTGGCAGAGATTTGTTCATATTACACTGCCTATGTTAAAACCTCAAATTAATATTACTTTAATATATTTATCTTTCGCTTGTTTTAATCAATTTGATACAATTTACTCCCTCACAGGAGGAGGGCCTGGAGAAGCAACAGAAGTCTTGGCATTAAATATGTACCGCACCGCTTTTTCACGTTTTGATTGGGGTTATGGCTCTGCCTTAGCTATCTTACTCTTTCTTATGAATGCTGTTTTAAGTTTGGTTTATAATAAATTTTTAGAATCAGAAGAAAGGGCGTGAGAAGCATGAATGAAAAGTTATACCGCAAACTAAGCAATAGAGTTTTAGACTTATTAACTTTTATTTTTGTCGGATTTGCTATTTTCCCATTTATATGGGCTTTATCTACTTCTTTTAAATATATTGAAGAGATATATCAAATTCCTCCTTCTATTTTACCTGAAAAATTTTCTCTGCACAATTATAGTGTTATTTTTGAACAAATGCCATTT
The Halarsenatibacter silvermanii DNA segment above includes these coding regions:
- a CDS encoding ABC transporter substrate-binding protein, with amino-acid sequence MKKRGFFLVILAVTLTLVMTMNTGFAEAVELEVWGVRDEYRIDTEEWNEKHPDIEINYEVIPWEETLDQLIMGAATDRTPDIMVLDRPWVPVLAGLGHLHPVEEALDDFWSEEEIDDFFDESWEFGSYQGTQYAVPFAHAGTALYYRVDWFEEHGIEEPETWDDVIEAGQILSEEKDVHGLTTRGARDDGTVQRWLPVYRSFGGEFEDDIPILNSEAGINSLEMYQDLVFEHNIMSEDVVAFGSSEARGLFQAGDAAMSIIMTHIAHATEEAGLEYGENFEMTNVPVPEKNMEAKPVSTGFQWAVHANTDHPEEAFKYVNYLTRPEASLEFNIDYMESVRKSVYDFEEYQEAKPWNDLITEQLETTVPIPGVAEWMDVSESIQLALQEVMGNPEADPAAVAEEYQQQIDDALGR
- a CDS encoding carbohydrate ABC transporter permease — its product is MFEDYNIKKVKFAYKLILPGLLWIALMLGIPLAYAFYQSFFEVSALLPEDTFIGLENYITAFKDTVVQQSFLRTIVFVFFTLTLSFATGMISALLLNRKITGKKLFRACLLIPFMVSGVAVGVSWQWIFTSDLGVLNNFLRFLGISPVSWLAQPNMAMFSVIVANTWRFYPFAFIILLAGMQQIEDMYYESAKIDGANRWQRFVHITLPMLKPQINITLIYLSFACFNQFDTIYSLTGGGPGEATEVLALNMYRTAFSRFDWGYGSALAILLFLMNAVLSLVYNKFLESEERA